The region GGTATTCGTAGAGCCGGTCGCCGTTCCAGATATCCACCAGGCTTTCGGTCGCCAGATCGCCGATGATGAGCTCATGGGACCAGTCGAGAAAACAGAGGCTGACCGTGCCATCAGTGTTGATGCTGAGGGAATAGAAGATGTAGGGGCAGACCGTGACCTCCCGGATCGCCTGGCCGTAGATGCCGCAATCAGGGTTGGGGGCCACGCCCTGCATCTGGAAGCCCGGCCAGCAGGGGGCGACGTGCTCGATGAATACCCGGTCGGCTATGTTGCCGAACACCTCGAAAAAGCGGCTTTTCTCCTCCTCGGCGAGATCGTCGCCGATGACCTTGATACAGATCAGACACTGCTGCCGGTGCTCGTAAAGATGGCGGATGTTGTCCACGAAGCGGTCGAAGTCCAGGGGATAGCGGCTGAACTCCTGGTAGGCCTCGGCGGACATGCCCTCCAGGGAGATGTGGATCCGGTCCAGGCCAGCGGCGATGAGCTCGAGGTTGCGCTCCGGATTGAGCAGGGAGGCGTTGGTGGTGGTGTCCACCTGCAGGGCACAACCGCTCTTTTTGGCATAGCGGACCATGTCCGCGAACCGGGGATGCAGGAGCGGCTCGCCGTCCTTGTACAGGCGCAGCACCTTGACCGGCGCCCCGAAGCCGGCCAGGTCGTCGACCACCTTCCGGTAGAGGTCGAAATCCATCAGCCCGGACGGCCGCCTGATGCTGCGGATCAGCTCCCGGTTGCCGGTGGGGCAGAACTTGCACTGGAAATTGCACAGGTCGCACGGGTCGAGGAAGACGAGAAACGGCACCGGGATCGGAATGACCGTCTCCAGCCGGGTGCGGTTCTCCAGCTCGATACGCGGCTTCACAGCAGCCTTCATCGGGGATCCTCCGGCATCCCGGCCCCGGCGGCCTGCACCGGGGCCGGGGCGGGTGGGGGGTGGCCGGGCAGCAGGCGCAAAAGAGCGTCGCAGTCGTCCAGGAGGGC is a window of Thermodesulfobacteriota bacterium DNA encoding:
- a CDS encoding radical SAM/SPASM domain-containing protein, producing the protein MKAAVKPRIELENRTRLETVIPIPVPFLVFLDPCDLCNFQCKFCPTGNRELIRSIRRPSGLMDFDLYRKVVDDLAGFGAPVKVLRLYKDGEPLLHPRFADMVRYAKKSGCALQVDTTTNASLLNPERNLELIAAGLDRIHISLEGMSAEAYQEFSRYPLDFDRFVDNIRHLYEHRQQCLICIKVIGDDLAEEEKSRFFEVFGNIADRVFIEHVAPCWPGFQMQGVAPNPDCGIYGQAIREVTVCPYIFYSLSINTDGTVSLCFLDWSHELIIGDLATESLVDIWNGDRLYEYRRLHLQKRRAEHPICAACGQLSYCMPDDIDAHAADLLQRLETARAQAGRPR